Proteins from a genomic interval of Streptomyces sp. NBC_01445:
- a CDS encoding DUF7144 family membrane protein: MTATHSQQADTTKQAWAGGLTIFAGVMLMLVGVLGICRGIMGIAKDDIFVTTRNYIFQFDLTGWGWVHLVLGVLAVIVSFGLLQTATWARVGGVAIAGLVIIANFLSLPYYPVWSVVLIAISGFIIWALCVVRKDESDWF, translated from the coding sequence ATGACCGCGACACACTCGCAGCAGGCCGACACGACGAAGCAGGCGTGGGCAGGCGGCCTGACGATCTTCGCCGGCGTCATGCTCATGCTCGTCGGTGTGCTCGGCATCTGCCGGGGCATCATGGGGATCGCCAAGGACGACATCTTCGTCACCACACGCAACTACATCTTCCAGTTCGACCTGACCGGCTGGGGCTGGGTCCACCTCGTCCTGGGCGTACTCGCGGTGATCGTCAGCTTCGGGCTGCTCCAGACCGCGACGTGGGCACGTGTCGGCGGCGTGGCCATCGCCGGGCTCGTCATCATCGCCAACTTCCTCTCCCTGCCGTACTACCCGGTCTGGTCGGTCGTGCTGATCGCGATCTCGGGCTTCATCATCTGGGCGCTGTGCGTGGTCCGGAAGGACGAGTCCGAC
- a CDS encoding SHOCT domain-containing protein codes for MNAQMYLAYDYPLLSVFWSMLWFFLWIMWFVLLFRIIGDIFRDDDMGGWAKAGWLAFTILLPFLGVFVYMIARGKNMGRREIAQAREQQKAFDSYIKKTAGGTDRPSSVDELARLSEIRARGDITDEEFNKAKQLVLAGHGPAEGPGTDTASGSSGSGR; via the coding sequence ATGAACGCGCAGATGTACCTGGCGTACGACTATCCCCTGCTGAGCGTCTTCTGGAGCATGCTCTGGTTCTTCCTGTGGATCATGTGGTTCGTCCTGTTGTTCCGCATCATCGGCGACATCTTCCGTGACGACGACATGGGCGGCTGGGCGAAAGCCGGCTGGCTGGCGTTCACCATCCTCCTGCCCTTCCTGGGCGTCTTCGTCTACATGATCGCCCGCGGCAAGAACATGGGCCGCCGGGAGATCGCGCAGGCCCGTGAGCAGCAGAAGGCCTTCGACAGCTACATCAAGAAGACCGCGGGCGGTACGGACCGGCCCAGCAGCGTCGACGAGCTGGCCAGGCTGTCCGAGATCCGCGCCCGCGGCGACATCACGGACGAGGAGTTCAACAAGGCGAAGCAACTGGTGCTGGCCGGCCACGGTCCGGCCGAAGGCCCGGGTACCGACACCGCCTCCGGCTCCTCCGGCTCCGGACGCTGA
- a CDS encoding HdeD family acid-resistance protein, with the protein MTMPRGPAPQTGPEPPAGGAAPRPADDPADALARLGRSWTWILGSAVVTLVPGVLILVWPKETLHVLAILIGLYLLAMGVFRFVAVFAREELGERLSGLLLAVLFLLAGVLCLRNPLQTITALSLIVGIVWLVSGVLTLYTAIAAKDLPYRGVLLGVAVLGIVAGIVVLALPAESAQALTRLLGLWLVLLALAEAAVAFAWRSALRKAGVTGSPGQAPTA; encoded by the coding sequence ATGACCATGCCGCGTGGTCCGGCGCCGCAGACCGGACCGGAACCCCCCGCCGGCGGGGCGGCCCCCCGGCCGGCCGACGATCCCGCCGACGCACTGGCGCGACTGGGCCGCTCATGGACCTGGATCCTGGGCTCGGCGGTCGTCACGCTGGTGCCCGGCGTCCTGATCCTGGTCTGGCCGAAGGAGACACTGCACGTCCTGGCAATTCTCATCGGCCTGTACCTGCTGGCCATGGGGGTGTTCCGGTTCGTGGCCGTCTTCGCGCGGGAGGAGCTCGGCGAACGGCTGTCGGGGCTGCTCCTGGCCGTGCTGTTCCTCCTGGCCGGGGTGCTGTGCCTGAGGAACCCGCTGCAGACCATCACCGCGCTCTCCCTGATCGTCGGCATCGTCTGGCTCGTGTCCGGCGTTCTCACCCTCTACACCGCCATCGCCGCCAAGGACCTGCCGTACCGCGGCGTGCTCCTGGGCGTCGCGGTGCTCGGCATCGTCGCGGGGATCGTCGTACTGGCCCTGCCTGCCGAGTCGGCACAGGCCCTGACCCGGCTGCTCGGCCTGTGGCTCGTCCTGCTCGCTCTGGCCGAGGCGGCGGTCGCCTTCGCCTGGCGGTCCGCGCTTCGCAAGGCGGGCGTCACGGGCTCGCCCGGCCAGGCCCCGACGGCCTGA
- a CDS encoding LuxR C-terminal-related transcriptional regulator has protein sequence MAEIHEDAAGAAGQSVPGVDPLGDSFLRTRITLPTRPAVYLRRQRLDRHLDKALRTRLTLINGAAGAGKTLLAADWAAGLPQPVAWLTAENEDRQPGVFWAYVLEALRACGAPVSGAVGVPMEAARVDRKLLAALAADLDARDQPVTVVIDEFDRVTTPEVAEQLEFVLHHAGQGMRLVLVTRTEPLLPLHRYRAAGELTELRGAELAFTPEEAVPLLELHGLRLPVDAARGLVDRTRGWAAGLCLCALAARESAAPELYLKEFEADRSTVADFLLAEVLKRQPEETQDLLLRVSVLQRFSPDLANALTGRTDAEPLLVELHRANAFVEDLGHSWYRLHPLFGEILRAHLRVRLPGLEPELHRRAALWLRRSGSLPETLAHGAASGDWGFTAGALVDDLAIGQLFTGLRSADLDQLFSGMDPEATGPAPELVRAARDLSRCDVERGLSHLRRAEERLAADPHAGAAAQLSCALLETLAARLTGSPEQAEEAAEAAARLRREVPEHLLDRHPELHALLMTHLGSTRLWAGRFEDARAALTTVAGTQGEASTVLPREESLGHLALIDYLNGWIGRAERKALAGASEAERFRLPEPDVSGAGTGIGLLVLAAVAVDRDELSRAQTLLDETAQLPSATHDPVIAAVRAITKARLLLVQGHARAAVEAADPGIRVLVASPWAAGQEVLVASAAHMAEGRLRTAAEVLQDVSGDQPACAVEAARMLLAAGRPEEAVGLLDSIDTGGRTGPAVTVRAALVRAQAALGAGDDATAHRLVAQALLSARRERLRRPFLDARPWIRPLLSAAPLQELAADWLAPAPSRPGEPAPVDARPAALVAEELSGRERDVLERLARMMSTEEIAADLYVSVNTVKTHLKSVYRKLAVNRRNEAVRRARELGLV, from the coding sequence GTGGCGGAGATCCACGAGGATGCTGCTGGAGCGGCCGGGCAGAGTGTTCCGGGCGTTGATCCTCTGGGGGACTCGTTTCTCCGCACGCGGATCACCTTGCCGACGCGACCCGCTGTCTACCTGCGGCGGCAGCGGCTCGACCGGCACCTCGACAAGGCTCTTCGGACCCGGCTGACCCTGATCAACGGAGCGGCGGGCGCGGGCAAGACCCTGCTGGCCGCCGACTGGGCCGCCGGCCTGCCACAGCCGGTCGCCTGGCTCACCGCTGAGAACGAGGACCGGCAGCCCGGTGTGTTCTGGGCGTACGTGCTGGAGGCTCTGCGCGCGTGCGGTGCGCCGGTCTCCGGCGCGGTCGGGGTGCCGATGGAGGCGGCCCGCGTGGACCGCAAGCTGCTGGCGGCGCTCGCCGCCGATCTGGACGCACGCGACCAGCCGGTGACCGTCGTGATCGACGAGTTCGACCGCGTGACCACCCCCGAGGTCGCGGAGCAGCTGGAATTCGTCCTGCACCACGCCGGGCAGGGCATGCGCCTGGTCCTCGTCACCCGCACCGAACCCCTGCTGCCGTTGCACCGTTACCGGGCAGCCGGCGAGCTGACAGAGCTGCGCGGCGCCGAGCTGGCCTTCACTCCTGAGGAGGCCGTCCCGCTGCTGGAACTGCACGGCCTGCGCCTGCCGGTCGACGCCGCGCGCGGCCTGGTGGACCGCACCCGGGGCTGGGCCGCCGGCCTGTGCCTGTGCGCCCTGGCCGCGCGGGAGAGCGCGGCCCCGGAGCTCTATCTGAAGGAGTTCGAGGCGGACCGGAGCACGGTCGCGGACTTCCTGCTGGCCGAGGTGCTCAAGCGGCAGCCGGAGGAGACACAGGATCTCCTGCTGCGCGTCAGCGTCCTCCAGCGTTTCAGTCCTGATCTGGCGAACGCGCTGACCGGGCGGACCGACGCCGAGCCCCTGCTCGTCGAGCTGCACCGCGCGAACGCGTTCGTCGAGGACCTCGGGCACTCGTGGTACCGGCTCCACCCGTTGTTCGGGGAGATACTCCGGGCCCACCTGCGGGTCCGCCTGCCGGGCCTTGAGCCCGAACTCCACCGACGGGCCGCGCTGTGGCTGCGCCGATCCGGATCCCTCCCGGAGACACTCGCTCACGGCGCCGCTTCGGGCGACTGGGGTTTCACCGCCGGCGCCCTCGTCGACGACCTGGCGATCGGGCAGCTCTTCACCGGTCTGCGCTCGGCCGACCTCGACCAGTTGTTCTCCGGGATGGACCCCGAGGCCACCGGCCCCGCGCCGGAGCTCGTCCGGGCGGCCCGTGACCTGTCCCGGTGCGACGTCGAGCGCGGTCTCTCCCATCTGCGCCGCGCCGAGGAGCGGCTTGCCGCCGACCCGCACGCCGGGGCGGCCGCGCAGCTGAGCTGTGCGCTGCTGGAGACGCTGGCCGCCCGGCTGACCGGTTCTCCCGAGCAGGCCGAGGAGGCCGCTGAGGCGGCCGCCCGGCTCCGGCGGGAGGTCCCGGAGCATCTCCTGGACAGGCATCCCGAACTCCATGCCCTCCTCATGACCCATCTCGGCTCCACCCGCCTGTGGGCCGGGCGCTTCGAGGACGCGCGTGCCGCCCTGACCACAGTGGCGGGCACCCAGGGCGAGGCGTCCACCGTGCTGCCCCGTGAGGAGTCGCTGGGGCACCTGGCACTGATCGACTACCTGAACGGCTGGATCGGCAGGGCGGAGCGCAAGGCGCTCGCGGGTGCCTCCGAGGCGGAGAGGTTCCGTCTGCCCGAGCCGGACGTCTCCGGTGCCGGCACGGGCATCGGGTTGCTGGTGCTGGCCGCCGTGGCCGTGGACCGCGACGAGCTGAGCCGGGCGCAGACCCTTCTCGACGAGACGGCCCAACTCCCCTCCGCGACGCACGATCCGGTGATCGCCGCGGTCCGGGCCATCACCAAGGCGCGTCTCCTGCTGGTCCAGGGCCACGCTCGGGCCGCCGTCGAGGCGGCGGACCCAGGCATCCGCGTCCTTGTGGCCTCGCCCTGGGCGGCGGGCCAGGAGGTGCTGGTCGCCTCGGCCGCGCACATGGCCGAAGGACGGCTTCGGACGGCCGCCGAGGTGCTCCAGGACGTCTCCGGCGACCAGCCGGCCTGCGCTGTGGAAGCCGCGCGGATGCTGCTCGCCGCAGGTCGCCCGGAAGAGGCCGTCGGTCTGCTCGACAGCATCGACACCGGGGGCCGGACCGGGCCGGCGGTGACCGTTCGGGCAGCGCTGGTCAGGGCACAGGCCGCGCTGGGGGCGGGAGACGACGCCACAGCACACAGGCTCGTCGCGCAGGCACTCCTCAGCGCCCGGCGCGAGCGGCTTCGCAGACCCTTCCTCGATGCGCGGCCGTGGATCCGCCCCCTCCTGTCCGCCGCGCCGCTCCAGGAGCTGGCCGCGGACTGGCTGGCGCCCGCTCCGTCGCGTCCTGGTGAACCGGCCCCGGTCGACGCCCGGCCCGCTGCGCTCGTCGCGGAGGAGCTGAGCGGACGCGAGCGGGACGTGCTGGAGCGGCTGGCCCGGATGATGTCGACCGAGGAGATCGCCGCCGACCTCTACGTGTCGGTGAACACGGTGAAGACCCATCTCAAGAGCGTCTACCGGAAGCTGGCGGTGAACCGGCGCAACGAAGCGGTGCGCCGCGCGCGCGAACTCGGACTGGTGTGA
- a CDS encoding helix-turn-helix domain-containing protein translates to MPQRRVITGRSQEPRQRFAEELRTLRAGSGTSLRQLGERLGWDYSLFGKMEKGETLGSPEVVQALDQHYGTPGLLLALWELAAGDHTQFRERYRRYMALEAEAVSLWHFAVSVLPGLLQTPGYAREVLAAGGLRGKELEQQVEARMGRRELLEGEDAPPFRTILSEAVLRTPLREVAQWRGQLEYLMEAADRPHVTVHVLLHGAGLHGLMSADMWYLLLPEGRTVAYTENGYRGELIEESAPVVRLQKTYDAVRDLALTPAESRKFILRMLEEATCEPST, encoded by the coding sequence ATGCCGCAGCGACGGGTCATCACCGGCCGCAGCCAGGAGCCGCGTCAGAGGTTCGCCGAGGAGCTGCGGACCCTGCGGGCCGGGAGCGGGACGAGTCTGCGGCAGCTCGGCGAGCGGCTGGGCTGGGACTACTCCCTGTTCGGCAAGATGGAGAAGGGCGAGACGCTCGGCAGCCCCGAGGTCGTCCAGGCCCTGGACCAGCACTACGGGACGCCGGGACTGTTACTGGCGCTGTGGGAGCTCGCCGCCGGGGACCATACGCAGTTCCGCGAGCGGTACCGGCGGTACATGGCGCTGGAGGCCGAGGCGGTGAGTCTGTGGCACTTCGCGGTGAGCGTGCTGCCGGGGTTGCTGCAGACGCCGGGGTATGCGCGCGAGGTGTTGGCGGCGGGCGGGCTCCGGGGGAAGGAGCTGGAGCAGCAGGTCGAAGCCCGGATGGGGCGGCGGGAGTTGCTGGAGGGAGAGGACGCGCCGCCGTTCCGGACGATCCTGTCGGAGGCGGTGCTGAGGACGCCGTTGCGGGAAGTGGCGCAGTGGCGTGGGCAGTTGGAGTACCTGATGGAAGCTGCGGACCGCCCCCATGTGACGGTCCACGTGCTTCTGCACGGTGCAGGGCTGCACGGTCTCATGAGCGCAGACATGTGGTATCTACTCCTTCCCGAGGGCAGGACCGTCGCGTATACCGAGAACGGATACCGGGGCGAACTCATCGAGGAATCTGCACCTGTTGTGCGTTTGCAGAAGACGTACGATGCGGTGCGCGACCTGGCGCTCACCCCGGCGGAATCGCGCAAGTTCATTCTGCGGATGTTGGAGGAAGCAACGTGCGAACCATCGACCTGA
- a CDS encoding DUF397 domain-containing protein, giving the protein MRTIDLSDASWRKSSYSNQDGGACVEVSDDFTVIVPVRDSKVSHGPVLVFPAAGWSSFVSAVKGGQLSA; this is encoded by the coding sequence GTGCGAACCATCGACCTGAGCGACGCTTCTTGGCGGAAGAGCAGCTACAGCAACCAGGACGGTGGCGCCTGCGTCGAGGTCTCTGACGACTTCACGGTCATCGTCCCGGTACGGGACAGCAAGGTTTCGCACGGGCCGGTGCTCGTGTTCCCGGCCGCCGGCTGGTCCTCCTTCGTCTCAGCAGTCAAGGGCGGACAGCTGAGCGCCTGA
- a CDS encoding TerD family protein: MALLSSSTKWPTLPDYSHDWALVDVETSGLRPGRDRVLSLAILTLDAHGNQTGEFSTLLDPGCDPGPVHIHGLTPDRLAGAPTFQEIAPRVGALLSSRVLVAHNAQFDYDFLAHEFAHVRSWVPVSRRLCTLALNRLVGPATSDLKLGTLAAHYGVRQEKAHDAQDDVRVLSGILRGSLGAAEQLGLSLPLLECPPRQDYRPYVPKAPCAYRNPGRLESGGALVQGMKVAITGDTQVSREELVARSVAAGLNMMTSVSGQTSVVVTNDPGAASGKLRRAADEGVPLVDEPTYLRLLESVRPGQAKGTARQRRAAETPVSATTAQPEPVPSVPAQRTATPTAGADWSLTGRRVLVLGGTHDEAAEARGRAVALGASAAVNLSAGVTDVVVLPGGETDRRMTRIAALGLRVHDADWLLAPTPAPPQNSALNQPDAVEVLVRGAVIDLSDTAMPWTVAASWRQQTACDVDVVAFAVDAQEQVPGDEDFVFYGALEHPDGTVRLATDGPTEQAVTADLERLLLEIHRVVIAAAIDGAATFSDVGAIEFTATCGIGAAPAARATLDAATTERTMILAELYRRGDGWRLRAVGQGYDHGLADLARGYGVDVAE; this comes from the coding sequence ATGGCCCTGCTGTCGTCGAGCACGAAGTGGCCCACTCTTCCCGACTACTCCCACGACTGGGCGCTGGTGGACGTGGAGACCTCCGGGCTGAGGCCCGGCCGGGACCGTGTCCTCTCGCTCGCGATCCTCACGCTGGACGCACACGGAAACCAGACAGGGGAGTTCTCCACCCTCCTCGACCCGGGCTGCGATCCCGGCCCCGTGCACATCCACGGCCTCACCCCCGACCGTCTCGCCGGCGCTCCCACCTTCCAGGAGATCGCACCGCGGGTGGGGGCACTGCTCAGCAGCCGGGTCCTGGTCGCCCACAACGCGCAGTTCGACTACGACTTCCTGGCCCATGAGTTCGCCCACGTCCGGTCCTGGGTGCCGGTGAGCAGACGCCTGTGCACACTGGCTCTCAACCGCCTGGTCGGGCCCGCGACGTCCGATCTCAAACTGGGCACTCTTGCCGCGCACTACGGGGTGCGCCAGGAGAAGGCTCACGACGCGCAGGACGACGTACGGGTGCTCTCCGGCATCCTGCGCGGCTCGCTGGGCGCGGCCGAGCAACTGGGCCTGTCCCTGCCGCTCCTGGAGTGCCCACCTCGCCAGGACTACAGGCCGTATGTCCCCAAGGCGCCCTGCGCGTACCGCAATCCGGGCCGCCTGGAGTCGGGCGGGGCGCTGGTGCAGGGGATGAAGGTCGCCATCACCGGGGACACCCAGGTCTCCCGTGAGGAACTGGTCGCCCGCTCGGTGGCGGCCGGGCTGAACATGATGACCTCGGTCAGCGGCCAGACCAGCGTCGTTGTCACCAACGACCCCGGCGCCGCGTCCGGGAAGCTGCGTCGCGCCGCGGACGAGGGTGTGCCGCTCGTGGACGAGCCGACCTATCTGCGGCTGCTGGAGAGTGTGCGGCCCGGCCAGGCCAAGGGCACCGCCCGGCAGCGTCGCGCAGCCGAAACGCCCGTGAGTGCGACGACCGCACAACCCGAACCCGTACCGAGCGTCCCGGCACAGCGCACGGCCACGCCCACCGCCGGTGCGGACTGGTCACTCACCGGACGCAGGGTCCTGGTTCTGGGCGGCACTCACGACGAGGCCGCCGAAGCACGTGGTCGTGCTGTCGCCCTTGGCGCCTCCGCGGCGGTCAACCTCTCGGCCGGCGTGACCGACGTCGTCGTGCTTCCCGGCGGCGAAACGGACCGGCGCATGACGCGCATCGCCGCCCTCGGCCTTCGCGTGCACGACGCGGACTGGCTCCTCGCGCCCACGCCTGCGCCGCCACAGAACTCGGCCTTGAACCAGCCGGACGCGGTGGAGGTACTGGTCCGAGGTGCCGTCATCGATCTGTCCGACACCGCAATGCCCTGGACGGTGGCCGCCTCCTGGCGTCAGCAGACCGCCTGCGATGTGGACGTAGTCGCCTTCGCGGTCGACGCGCAGGAACAGGTCCCGGGCGACGAGGACTTCGTCTTCTACGGCGCCCTTGAGCACCCGGACGGGACCGTGCGGCTCGCCACGGACGGCCCGACGGAACAGGCCGTCACCGCCGACCTGGAACGCCTACTCCTGGAGATCCACCGGGTCGTCATCGCCGCCGCGATCGACGGTGCCGCGACCTTCTCCGACGTCGGAGCCATCGAGTTCACCGCCACCTGCGGGATCGGCGCGGCCCCGGCCGCCCGGGCCACCCTCGACGCCGCCACCACCGAGCGCACCATGATCCTCGCCGAGCTCTACCGCAGAGGCGACGGATGGCGGCTGCGTGCCGTCGGACAGGGCTATGACCATGGCCTGGCCGACCTCGCTCGCGGCTACGGCGTCGACGTCGCCGAATGA
- a CDS encoding MerR family transcriptional regulator, producing the protein MRISQLAEHSGVLATTLRFHEGAGLSPADRTSAGYRVYGEDAVERQSFIGAADDWGCHWRRSASCSRCGRPAPAGT; encoded by the coding sequence ATGCGGATCTCCCAGCTCGCCGAGCACTCCGGCGTACTGGCGACGACCCTGCGCTTCCACGAGGGCGCCGGGCTCTCACCCGCCGACCGGACTTCGGCCGGCTACCGGGTGTACGGCGAGGACGCGGTCGAGCGGCAGTCGTTCATCGGCGCGGCCGACGACTGGGGCTGCCACTGGAGGAGATCGGCGAGCTGCTCGCGGTGCGGTAGGCCGGCGCCTGCCGGGACGTGA
- a CDS encoding FAD-dependent monooxygenase has product MHDVVIVGAGPVGLFLAGELALGGCSVLVLERDEDVTSPWKALPLGLRGLNTGSAETFYRRGLLEALISASGADEKRVGAAPDAVEAPAPRDVSHFAGMGLNAADIDVSALPFRLPSPAMEGFMTSLEAVGLVLAERATSLGVQIVRGAAVTAVTQDAECVLATAGGKEYRARWLVGCDGGRSAVRALTGFDFVGTEPLFTGYVAQVEFADPDPAKLPFGFNLTANGMYLRTPFEGHLGMMDFDGGTFDRSQPLTREHLQGVLRRITGTDVTLTGVLRASTFTDRAMQVTTYRKGRVLLAGDAAHIHSPLGGQGLNLGIGDAVNLGWKLAATVHGTAPAGLLDTYTSERHPVGASVLDWSRAQVATMKPGPNAPALRQLVHDLMSTASGTTHVYRQTTGLFHRYDLSSEQPLVGRTAPDFRFGDGTRLGDLLCQGRGVVLDFSGDHALRSAAQSWEGQLHYAGGPVREDLGFGALLIRPDGVVAWAEGHAPDPEAFRHTATRWFGTPTP; this is encoded by the coding sequence ATGCATGACGTAGTAATCGTGGGCGCCGGCCCGGTGGGCCTGTTCCTGGCCGGCGAGCTCGCTCTGGGTGGCTGTTCTGTCCTGGTCCTTGAGCGCGATGAGGACGTCACCTCGCCGTGGAAGGCGCTGCCGCTGGGGCTGCGGGGCCTGAACACCGGGTCGGCCGAGACGTTCTACCGCCGCGGACTGCTCGAAGCGTTAATCAGCGCTTCGGGTGCCGACGAGAAGAGGGTCGGCGCGGCCCCCGACGCGGTCGAGGCACCCGCCCCCCGTGACGTGAGTCATTTCGCGGGCATGGGACTGAACGCGGCCGACATCGATGTCTCCGCGCTCCCGTTCAGGCTTCCCAGCCCGGCGATGGAGGGGTTCATGACGAGCCTCGAGGCGGTCGGCTTGGTCCTGGCCGAGCGCGCCACCTCGCTCGGCGTCCAGATCGTGCGGGGCGCTGCGGTCACCGCGGTGACGCAGGACGCCGAGTGCGTCCTCGCGACGGCGGGCGGCAAGGAGTACCGGGCACGCTGGCTTGTGGGGTGCGACGGCGGGCGCAGCGCGGTGCGTGCTCTCACGGGCTTCGACTTCGTGGGTACCGAACCGCTGTTCACCGGCTATGTCGCGCAGGTCGAGTTCGCCGACCCCGACCCGGCGAAGCTGCCGTTCGGGTTCAACCTGACGGCGAACGGCATGTACCTGCGCACGCCCTTCGAGGGGCATCTGGGCATGATGGACTTCGACGGCGGCACGTTCGACCGTTCCCAGCCGCTCACCCGCGAGCATCTTCAGGGAGTGCTGCGCCGCATCACTGGTACCGACGTCACGCTCACCGGTGTGCTTCGGGCGTCGACCTTCACGGACCGTGCGATGCAGGTGACGACATACCGCAAGGGACGCGTGCTCCTGGCGGGCGACGCCGCGCACATCCACTCCCCGCTGGGCGGCCAGGGCCTCAACCTCGGCATCGGTGACGCCGTGAACCTCGGCTGGAAGCTCGCGGCGACCGTACACGGCACCGCGCCCGCGGGCCTGCTCGACACCTACACCAGCGAGCGTCACCCCGTCGGTGCCTCGGTGCTCGACTGGTCACGTGCTCAGGTGGCGACCATGAAGCCGGGCCCCAACGCCCCTGCGCTGCGGCAGCTGGTTCACGACCTGATGAGCACCGCCTCGGGAACCACGCACGTGTACCGGCAGACGACGGGACTGTTCCACCGCTACGACCTGAGCAGCGAGCAGCCGCTCGTCGGCCGCACCGCCCCCGACTTCCGTTTCGGCGACGGCACCCGCCTCGGGGACCTTCTGTGCCAGGGCCGGGGCGTCGTGCTCGACTTCAGCGGCGACCACGCGCTGCGCAGCGCGGCCCAGAGCTGGGAGGGCCAACTCCATTACGCGGGCGGCCCAGTACGCGAGGACCTCGGATTCGGCGCACTGCTGATCCGCCCCGACGGCGTCGTCGCTTGGGCCGAGGGCCACGCCCCCGACCCCGAGGCTTTCCGGCACACCGCCACCCGCTGGTTCGGCACCCCCACCCCCTGA
- a CDS encoding TetR/AcrR family transcriptional regulator, translating into MATRTRRPQRRNQVLSRDQIIDTAIELLDAGGEGALTSRALTERLATGSGAIYYHVGSRDELLDTVTETVVTAALAARPTGAAATPGDEIRVVALALFDAIAEHPWLATRLILQVVRNPVGPVTVGIFERIGRQVEALGVPQGSWFDAASTLVHYILGAVSQNAHIDGGSSAVVPDRAEFLDASVTAWQELDPEDYPFMHAIVGQLGEHDDREQFLTGIAIVLDGLTRLG; encoded by the coding sequence ATGGCAACGAGAACTCGCCGGCCTCAGCGGCGTAACCAAGTGCTCTCCCGGGATCAGATCATCGACACCGCGATCGAGCTGCTCGACGCGGGGGGCGAGGGCGCGCTGACCAGTCGCGCGCTGACCGAGCGCCTGGCCACCGGGTCCGGGGCGATCTACTACCACGTGGGGTCCCGGGACGAGTTGCTGGACACAGTGACGGAGACGGTCGTCACTGCCGCTTTGGCGGCGAGGCCCACCGGGGCGGCGGCCACGCCCGGGGACGAGATCCGCGTCGTCGCGCTGGCGCTGTTCGATGCGATCGCCGAGCACCCGTGGCTCGCTACGCGGCTGATCCTGCAGGTCGTGCGGAATCCGGTCGGCCCGGTGACGGTGGGGATCTTCGAGAGGATCGGCCGGCAGGTGGAGGCCCTGGGTGTGCCGCAGGGTTCCTGGTTCGACGCTGCCTCGACGCTTGTGCACTACATCCTCGGGGCTGTCAGTCAGAACGCGCACATCGACGGTGGCTCCTCGGCCGTCGTGCCGGACCGCGCCGAGTTCCTGGACGCGTCGGTGACGGCGTGGCAGGAGCTCGATCCCGAGGACTACCCGTTCATGCACGCCATCGTCGGCCAGCTCGGCGAGCACGATGATCGCGAGCAGTTCCTCACCGGCATCGCCATCGTCCTGGACGGCCTGACCCGTCTGGGCTGA